The Paracholeplasma brassicae genome contains a region encoding:
- the sufU gene encoding Fe-S cluster assembly sulfur transfer protein SufU, translated as MSTNLEHLYRQVIMDHYKSPFNKGLVDDPNYYTVHLHNPTCGDDMTVQYKVDHGVVTDIKHQGTGCSICCSSASVMSITLKNKSKQNALNIIEAYYKMLTNEPYDKNILNGDAIAYHGVSQFPARIKCATLAWKAIEKGLLENKEE; from the coding sequence ATGAGCACAAATTTAGAACATTTATACAGACAAGTCATCATGGATCACTACAAAAGTCCGTTTAATAAGGGCCTAGTAGATGACCCTAATTACTATACCGTTCACCTTCATAACCCAACGTGTGGGGATGATATGACGGTACAATACAAAGTAGACCACGGTGTGGTAACAGACATTAAGCATCAAGGGACTGGCTGTTCGATTTGCTGTTCAAGTGCAAGTGTTATGAGCATTACTTTAAAAAACAAATCAAAACAAAACGCGCTTAATATCATAGAAGCTTATTATAAAATGTTAACAAATGAGCCTTATGACAAAAACATACTAAATGGCGATGCCATTGCTTATCACGGTGTGTCACAGTTTCCTGCAAGGATTAAGTGTGCAACACTCGCTTGGAAAGCAATTGAAAAAGGCCTATTAGAAAATAAGGAGGAATAA
- a CDS encoding SufD family Fe-S cluster assembly protein, protein MHQIVIKNHNINDSLPLGITFEDQKLIIPNNTVSVDPIKITIKDDNNESLEIVVGQSSDVTIILEIASEELEKNTYDLNLVAKQNSRVKYLLVCDLASKDAQLHHYFTAERDSNLDLIGGFVSNVINAKMNAKLIGEGSNVSIRAVAISSTNNNQTIDIELVHAAKNSTGMMHNIAIANDNGKVVLNGVEKILKGMKNANAYQSLKGIIGSDKAVIEVNPILLIDEYDVKAGHGATIGKLDQNSVYYLMSRGLERKEAEKLMINGFLNPIIKEIADETLKERFVSLVNQRL, encoded by the coding sequence ATGCATCAAATCGTAATTAAGAATCATAACATTAACGATAGCTTACCTCTTGGAATCACGTTTGAAGATCAAAAATTAATCATCCCAAACAACACCGTGAGTGTTGACCCAATCAAAATAACCATTAAAGACGACAATAACGAGTCGCTTGAGATTGTTGTCGGACAATCTAGTGATGTGACAATCATATTAGAAATAGCAAGTGAAGAACTTGAGAAAAACACTTATGATTTGAATTTAGTTGCAAAACAAAATTCGAGAGTTAAATACTTATTGGTTTGTGATTTAGCAAGTAAAGACGCACAATTACATCATTATTTTACTGCCGAAAGAGATTCAAATCTTGACTTGATTGGCGGCTTTGTAAGTAACGTCATCAACGCAAAAATGAATGCCAAATTGATTGGTGAAGGCTCAAATGTTAGCATTCGTGCCGTTGCTATATCAAGTACAAATAATAACCAAACAATCGATATTGAACTTGTTCACGCAGCTAAAAACTCAACGGGTATGATGCATAACATTGCCATTGCTAACGATAATGGTAAGGTGGTATTAAACGGTGTTGAAAAAATCTTAAAAGGCATGAAGAATGCCAATGCGTATCAAAGTTTAAAAGGCATCATTGGATCTGATAAAGCGGTAATCGAAGTGAATCCTATTTTATTAATCGACGAATATGACGTAAAGGCTGGACATGGGGCAACGATTGGTAAATTAGACCAAAACAGTGTTTACTACTTAATGAGTAGAGGCCTAGAACGCAAAGAAGCAGAAAAATTAATGATTAATGGTTTCTTAAACCCAATCATTAAAGAAATTGCGGATGAAACACTTAAAGAACGATTTGTTTCGTTAGTTAACCAACGCTTATAA
- a CDS encoding ABC transporter permease, which yields MKTYVLKRIGLIFVTAIVIIFLVFVFIKLLPTYDAKVIGLDPEIAELIRQREGYGKPIVEQFYIWVSNIFRYGNFGRSLTRNRDVFAIMGDRIPVSMRLNIIPYLIGIPIGIGLGIWAALKKNKVTDHVISTGVIFFISVPSFVVATMLQYYVVYEWQLIDTPFVLATVDFKADFWRGITSYIMPVTVMVIGNVAGLTRVTRAELTEVLTSEFMLLCRTKGLTKGQATVRHALRNAMVPIAPSLIGGFIYIMSGSLIIEQIFRVPGIGGVYLEAFNNQDYPLILGYLVFYTILSLFATLIVDLSYGFIDPRIRMGAGKK from the coding sequence ATGAAAACTTATGTATTGAAACGTATAGGTTTGATATTCGTAACAGCAATTGTTATTATCTTTTTGGTGTTCGTTTTTATTAAACTTTTGCCCACTTATGATGCTAAAGTAATAGGACTAGATCCTGAAATTGCTGAACTAATTAGACAGCGCGAAGGCTACGGAAAACCAATAGTTGAGCAATTTTACATTTGGGTAAGTAACATTTTTAGATATGGAAATTTCGGCCGATCCTTAACGAGAAATAGGGATGTTTTTGCTATTATGGGTGATAGAATTCCGGTCTCCATGAGACTTAATATTATTCCTTATCTTATTGGTATCCCAATTGGAATCGGTTTAGGTATCTGGGCAGCATTAAAGAAAAACAAAGTAACAGACCATGTTATCTCTACTGGGGTTATTTTCTTTATCTCAGTTCCAAGTTTCGTTGTCGCAACGATGCTTCAGTATTACGTGGTTTATGAATGGCAGTTAATTGATACACCGTTTGTACTTGCAACCGTTGACTTTAAGGCTGATTTCTGGCGTGGGATTACTTCCTATATTATGCCAGTTACAGTAATGGTTATTGGTAACGTCGCTGGTTTAACACGTGTGACAAGAGCTGAATTAACTGAGGTATTAACATCTGAATTTATGTTATTATGTCGTACAAAAGGTCTAACTAAAGGACAAGCTACGGTAAGACACGCACTTAGAAATGCAATGGTTCCGATTGCACCATCATTAATTGGTGGATTCATCTATATTATGAGTGGATCTCTAATTATTGAGCAGATATTTAGAGTACCTGGTATTGGTGGCGTCTATCTAGAAGCTTTCAATAACCAAGACTACCCTCTAATTTTAGGTTACCTTGTGTTCTATACAATCTTATCGTTATTTGCAACACTAATAGTTGACTTATCTTATGGGTTCATTGATCCTAGAATTAGAATGGGGGCGGGTAAGAAATGA
- the sufB gene encoding Fe-S cluster assembly protein SufB, with the protein MDDNKKKIDAIVGDYKFGFRTENNPVAQTGKGLNEDVIRAISAYKKEPDWMLDFRLKSYKKFTELKNPKWGPDLSGINFDEFTYFIRASERSENSWDDVPSEIKDTFEKLGIPEAERKFLAGVSTQFESEVVYHSTMQELDDLGVIFTDTDTALREYPELVKEFFGTVIPFADNKYAALNSAVWSGGSFIYVPKGVKVEKPLQSYFRINSEQMGQFERTLILVDEGASVNYVEGCTAPVYTKDSLHAAIVEIVVKKGGYCRYSTVQNWANNVINLVTKRAFVYEDAHMEWIDGNIGSNLNMKYPSCVLLGERAKGTTISIAFAGKGQNQDTGAKMIHVAPNTTSTIISKSISRGGGTVNYRGKVDFGKKAKGAKAHVECDTIILDDYSFSDTIPTNIVKNSDVSLEHEATVSKISEDQLFYLMSRGLTEEEATEMIVMGFIEPFAKELPMEYAVELNQLIKLEMEGSIG; encoded by the coding sequence ATGGATGACAACAAAAAGAAAATAGACGCCATCGTTGGTGACTATAAATTTGGATTCCGTACAGAAAATAACCCGGTTGCTCAAACTGGCAAAGGGTTAAATGAAGACGTGATTCGTGCCATTAGTGCATATAAAAAAGAACCAGACTGGATGCTAGACTTCCGTTTGAAAAGTTATAAAAAATTTACAGAATTAAAAAATCCAAAATGGGGACCTGATTTATCAGGTATCAATTTTGATGAATTTACTTATTTCATTAGAGCATCTGAACGTTCAGAAAACAGCTGGGATGATGTACCGTCTGAAATTAAGGATACATTTGAAAAATTAGGTATTCCTGAAGCAGAACGTAAGTTCTTAGCTGGTGTTTCAACACAGTTCGAAAGTGAAGTTGTGTATCATTCTACCATGCAAGAATTAGATGATTTAGGTGTTATTTTTACTGACACTGATACCGCATTAAGAGAATACCCTGAACTAGTTAAGGAATTCTTTGGAACGGTTATTCCGTTTGCGGATAATAAATATGCGGCACTAAACAGTGCGGTTTGGAGTGGCGGTTCATTTATCTATGTACCTAAGGGTGTTAAGGTAGAAAAACCACTACAATCATATTTTAGAATTAACTCCGAACAAATGGGTCAATTTGAACGTACATTGATATTAGTCGATGAAGGTGCATCAGTTAATTACGTTGAAGGATGTACCGCACCAGTATATACGAAAGATTCACTTCACGCTGCGATTGTTGAAATCGTTGTTAAAAAAGGTGGATACTGCCGTTATTCAACCGTTCAAAACTGGGCAAACAACGTCATTAACTTAGTTACAAAACGCGCGTTTGTTTACGAAGACGCACACATGGAATGGATTGATGGTAACATTGGTTCAAACCTGAACATGAAATACCCTTCTTGTGTCTTACTTGGGGAACGTGCCAAAGGAACGACAATTTCAATTGCCTTCGCTGGTAAAGGTCAAAACCAAGACACAGGGGCTAAAATGATTCACGTTGCACCAAATACAACCTCGACAATTATCTCTAAGTCAATTAGTAGAGGTGGGGGTACGGTAAACTATCGTGGTAAAGTTGATTTTGGTAAAAAAGCCAAAGGCGCGAAGGCGCACGTTGAATGTGATACCATCATTCTTGATGACTATTCATTCTCTGATACAATTCCAACAAATATTGTAAAAAACAGCGATGTGTCATTAGAACATGAAGCAACCGTTTCAAAAATCAGTGAAGACCAATTATTCTATTTAATGAGTCGTGGGTTAACTGAAGAAGAAGCGACTGAAATGATTGTCATGGGCTTTATTGAACCATTTGCTAAAGAATTACCGATGGAATACGCGGTTGAACTAAACCAACTCATTAAACTTGAGATGGAAGGATCAATCGGATAA
- a CDS encoding aminotransferase class V-fold PLP-dependent enzyme, producing the protein MLDVKVIRQNFPIYEHNKDLVYLDTGASSLKPKAVIDQVDHYYSNLGVNVHRGVYGLSYEATDLYEEARTTVAKFINANFDEVVFTRGTTASLNMVAQSYLSVLKEGDEIITSELEHHSSMLPWLNVSKKTNAKLNYVKLNDEGRITVEAFKDVLTTNTKVVALTYVSNVMGYITPIEEIIKLAHEVGAVVIVDAAQAAPHMPINVKSLDCDYLAFSGHKILGPTGIGVLYGKKHLLDQMEPSEYGGDMVDFVVKDNAKWKDTPYKFEAGTPIISGAIGLSSAIKYLMSIGFEAIEAHTKELHRYTLEKLKDIKGIEVYNSKSDTGIITFNIIGVHPHDAASIFDKNKVCIRAGHHCAQLITKWLGQIATLRATLYIYNNYEDCDRFIDSVKETIDFFNQF; encoded by the coding sequence ATGTTAGATGTTAAGGTAATACGTCAAAATTTCCCCATTTATGAACATAACAAAGATTTAGTATATTTAGATACAGGTGCTTCTTCCCTAAAACCTAAAGCAGTCATTGATCAAGTTGATCACTATTATTCAAACCTAGGGGTCAATGTGCATCGTGGGGTTTATGGGTTATCCTATGAGGCAACGGATTTATACGAAGAAGCAAGAACAACGGTTGCCAAATTCATTAACGCAAATTTTGATGAGGTCGTTTTCACTAGAGGAACAACGGCTTCACTCAATATGGTGGCACAAAGTTATCTTTCAGTTTTAAAAGAAGGCGATGAAATTATTACGAGTGAACTAGAACATCATTCGTCAATGCTACCTTGGTTAAATGTTTCGAAGAAAACAAACGCTAAACTGAACTACGTTAAATTAAATGATGAGGGCAGAATTACCGTTGAAGCATTTAAAGACGTCCTGACAACTAACACAAAAGTCGTTGCCTTAACGTATGTTTCTAATGTGATGGGCTACATCACACCAATCGAAGAAATCATTAAACTTGCTCACGAAGTCGGTGCGGTAGTAATCGTGGATGCAGCTCAAGCAGCACCACACATGCCAATTAACGTTAAATCGCTTGATTGTGACTATTTGGCGTTTTCAGGACACAAGATACTAGGGCCAACCGGTATCGGTGTCTTATATGGAAAAAAACACTTACTCGATCAAATGGAACCATCGGAATATGGTGGAGACATGGTTGATTTTGTTGTAAAAGATAACGCTAAGTGGAAAGATACACCATACAAGTTTGAGGCAGGCACTCCAATCATTAGTGGCGCGATCGGATTATCTAGTGCGATTAAGTACTTGATGTCGATTGGGTTTGAGGCGATTGAGGCCCATACGAAAGAACTGCATCGTTATACACTAGAAAAACTTAAAGACATCAAAGGCATTGAAGTGTATAATAGTAAGAGCGACACGGGTATTATTACATTTAATATCATTGGTGTTCACCCACACGATGCGGCGAGTATCTTTGATAAAAATAAGGTATGTATAAGAGCTGGTCACCACTGTGCACAATTAATCACAAAGTGGCTAGGTCAAATTGCAACGTTGCGTGCGACCCTCTACATTTATAATAATTACGAGGATTGTGACCGCTTTATTGACAGTGTGAAAGAGACCATAGACTTTTTCAATCAATTTTAA
- a CDS encoding ABC transporter ATP-binding protein produces the protein MEKILEVKHLKQYFKAGFGGKKIVVKAIDDVSFDIYKGEVFGLVGESGCGKTTTGRTIIKLYEATDGQILFNGEQIGGGYDTFLKNIKQAKMIAEAEIAKIKQTSSPKVDRITATALAQIDELSRNGNKVMSESLENIAEMQKQIASNNLDSQAAISEIRSNLKKYINEQKELIKHTRKENKVTHHKYEVMKKIQMIFQDPISSLNPRMTVKEIIAEGLIIAGIKDKEELTKKVNDILEVVGLVPEHAHRYPHEFSGGQRQRIGIARALIVEPELLIADEPISALDVSIQAQVINLLKDLQKKLDLTIMFIAHDLSVVKYFSDRIGVMYFGKMVELAPSDKLFRNPLHPYTKSLLSAIPLPDPNYEKQRKRFTYDPKIHNYSETNKPSFIEIEEGHFVYCSQEEAKELKASLK, from the coding sequence ATGGAAAAAATTCTAGAAGTCAAACACCTAAAGCAATACTTTAAAGCTGGTTTTGGTGGTAAAAAAATCGTTGTTAAGGCGATTGATGATGTTTCCTTTGATATTTATAAAGGAGAAGTGTTTGGTCTTGTTGGTGAATCTGGTTGTGGTAAAACAACCACTGGACGTACCATTATCAAACTATATGAAGCAACCGATGGACAAATTCTATTTAATGGAGAACAAATCGGTGGCGGTTACGACACGTTCTTAAAAAATATCAAACAAGCAAAAATGATTGCAGAAGCAGAAATTGCGAAAATTAAACAAACGTCATCACCAAAAGTTGACCGAATTACGGCTACCGCACTTGCTCAAATCGATGAGTTGTCACGTAACGGAAATAAAGTGATGAGTGAAAGCTTAGAGAACATTGCAGAAATGCAAAAGCAAATTGCCTCAAATAATTTAGATAGTCAAGCGGCTATTTCTGAGATTCGTTCAAATTTAAAGAAATACATTAATGAACAAAAAGAGTTAATCAAACACACAAGAAAAGAAAATAAAGTTACTCATCACAAGTATGAAGTAATGAAGAAAATCCAAATGATCTTCCAAGACCCAATTTCTTCTTTAAACCCTCGTATGACGGTTAAGGAAATTATCGCTGAAGGATTAATCATCGCAGGAATAAAAGACAAAGAAGAACTCACTAAGAAAGTTAATGATATTCTTGAGGTTGTAGGACTAGTTCCTGAACATGCGCACCGTTACCCACATGAATTCTCAGGTGGACAACGTCAACGTATTGGTATTGCGAGAGCTTTAATTGTTGAACCGGAATTATTAATTGCGGATGAACCAATCTCAGCATTAGACGTATCAATTCAAGCACAAGTCATCAACTTATTAAAGGATCTTCAAAAGAAACTCGATTTAACAATCATGTTTATTGCGCATGACCTTTCAGTTGTGAAGTATTTCTCAGATCGTATTGGCGTTATGTACTTTGGTAAAATGGTTGAACTAGCACCTTCAGATAAGTTGTTTAGAAACCCATTACATCCTTACACAAAGTCGTTGTTGTCTGCGATTCCATTACCGGATCCAAACTACGAAAAACAACGTAAGAGATTTACATATGATCCGAAAATTCATAATTATAGCGAAACAAACAAACCTTCATTTATTGAAATTGAAGAAGGGCATTTCGTTTATTGTTCACAAGAAGAAGCAAAAGAACTAAAAGCATCATTAAAATAA
- the sufC gene encoding Fe-S cluster assembly ATPase SufC, which translates to MSELAIKNLHVSIEDKEILKGVDLIVKSGEVHAIMGPNGTGKSTLASALMGHPNYEVTEGEVSLDGKDLLEMEVDERAREGLFLAMQYPSEVPGVTNSDFMRSALKAKNEGQQVPLFEFIGKYEKAAKELKMREDLPHRYLNEGFSGGEKKRNEILQLKMLNPKFAVLDEIDSGLDIDALRIVGENVNGMVNDNFGCILITHYQRILDYIKPTYVHIMIDGKIVLTGGQELIEKIDTNGYEWVREELGIDFVETEQE; encoded by the coding sequence ATGTCAGAATTAGCAATTAAGAATTTACACGTGTCAATTGAAGACAAAGAAATCCTAAAGGGAGTCGATCTAATAGTAAAGAGTGGTGAGGTGCATGCCATCATGGGTCCAAACGGGACTGGTAAATCCACTTTAGCAAGTGCATTAATGGGTCATCCAAATTATGAAGTTACCGAAGGTGAAGTATCACTAGATGGTAAAGACTTATTAGAAATGGAAGTAGATGAACGTGCAAGAGAGGGTTTATTCCTTGCGATGCAATACCCATCAGAAGTACCTGGTGTAACAAACAGTGATTTCATGAGATCTGCATTGAAGGCTAAAAATGAAGGCCAACAAGTGCCATTATTTGAGTTCATTGGAAAATATGAAAAAGCAGCAAAAGAATTAAAAATGAGAGAAGATTTACCACACAGATACTTAAATGAAGGTTTCTCTGGTGGTGAAAAGAAAAGAAATGAGATTCTCCAATTAAAGATGCTGAATCCTAAATTTGCAGTACTAGATGAAATTGACTCAGGTCTTGATATTGATGCGTTACGTATTGTTGGTGAAAATGTCAATGGTATGGTTAATGACAATTTCGGTTGTATTTTAATTACACACTACCAACGTATTTTGGATTACATTAAACCAACCTACGTTCATATCATGATTGATGGAAAAATCGTTTTAACTGGTGGTCAAGAATTAATTGAGAAGATTGATACAAACGGATATGAATGGGTAAGAGAAGAACTTGGGATTGATTTTGTAGAAACGGAACAAGAATAG
- a CDS encoding ABC transporter permease → MIKVNKEQFEFVQSDQVIYDEKFQTKPIGYYKDAFIRFRKNKASVVAAIILIFIILMSIVGPHFKSYSLPQENAKWSMRLAQLPPRVPGLQWLGFDGSRELEGFPGRFEGLPEGIVIKKGTKTNAIGQIKVTVDYYKFRNYELSYESYTSLNQSEYDAVKEYEQKTGETLIIEERGLVEGSYRVKIHFFEFLQAIYGVENYNFWFGTDNFGKDLFTELWSGAQLSLLIAFGVSLINIFVGVIVGSISGYYGGTLDLIIERFSEILSGLPFMAILTLLLLRYGMEVWVVILAFTLTGWLGISSLTRSQFYRYKNREYVLAARTLGANDVRIMSRHIFPSAMGTLITSVVLYVPSVIFSESTYSYLGIINYSKVTSVGKILSAGQAVMKESFYMVLFPSIFISLLMLSFNLFGNGLRDAFNPSLRGVEE, encoded by the coding sequence ATGATCAAAGTAAATAAAGAACAATTTGAATTTGTTCAAAGTGATCAAGTCATTTATGATGAAAAATTTCAGACCAAACCAATTGGTTATTATAAGGATGCCTTTATTCGCTTTAGAAAAAATAAAGCGTCAGTTGTTGCAGCTATCATTTTAATATTCATCATTTTAATGAGCATCGTTGGACCTCATTTTAAATCTTATTCATTGCCGCAGGAAAATGCAAAATGGTCAATGAGACTTGCCCAATTACCACCTAGAGTACCAGGATTACAATGGTTAGGTTTTGATGGATCTAGAGAATTAGAAGGTTTCCCAGGTCGTTTCGAAGGACTTCCCGAAGGAATTGTTATCAAAAAAGGAACAAAGACTAACGCTATCGGACAAATTAAAGTGACGGTTGATTATTATAAGTTCCGCAATTATGAGTTATCTTATGAAAGCTACACTAGTTTAAATCAAAGTGAATATGACGCAGTTAAAGAATATGAACAAAAAACAGGTGAGACCTTAATTATTGAGGAAAGAGGTCTTGTTGAGGGCTCATATCGTGTGAAAATTCACTTCTTTGAGTTTTTACAAGCCATCTACGGTGTTGAAAATTATAATTTTTGGTTTGGAACCGACAACTTTGGTAAAGATTTATTCACTGAACTATGGAGTGGTGCACAATTGTCATTACTGATTGCATTTGGTGTATCTTTAATCAATATTTTTGTTGGTGTGATTGTAGGTTCAATTAGTGGATACTATGGTGGAACACTTGACTTAATTATTGAACGCTTTAGTGAAATTTTATCGGGATTACCATTCATGGCAATCTTAACGTTATTACTACTTAGATATGGTATGGAAGTTTGGGTGGTAATTCTCGCCTTTACGTTAACGGGTTGGCTAGGGATTTCTTCGCTTACACGTTCACAATTCTATCGTTATAAGAATAGAGAATATGTACTTGCGGCTAGAACACTAGGTGCAAATGACGTGAGAATTATGTCAAGACATATTTTCCCAAGTGCGATGGGGACTTTAATCACAAGTGTGGTATTGTATGTACCATCGGTTATTTTCTCAGAATCAACTTATTCGTATTTAGGTATCATTAACTATTCTAAGGTTACATCGGTTGGTAAAATCTTATCAGCAGGTCAAGCAGTAATGAAAGAAAGCTTCTACATGGTGTTATTTCCATCGATCTTTATTTCACTATTAATGTTATCATTTAACCTATTTGGTAACGGACTTAGAGATGCATTCAACCCATCATTGAGAGGAGTTGAAGAATAA
- a CDS encoding ABC transporter ATP-binding protein: MSKEKILEVKDLAISFRTQQGVLQAVRGINFELYKGETLAIVGESGSGKSVTSRAIIGILAGNSIHAGGSIYYYNSGLKKFKQEHVEDSQGQEEEDVIDLMKIDEEDFHKLRGTKISMIFQDPMSSLNPIMKVGKQISEALYLKLGLTKEQAKERAIELMREVGIPEPEKRYYSYPFQFSGGMRQRIVIAIALANDAEILICDEPTTALDVTIQAQILELINRIKKERNLSIIFITHDLGVVANMSDRIGVMYAGKIVEYGTVNEVFYQPKHPYTWALLSAMPDLDSKDKLFAIPGTPPDMHFPPKGDAFAARNKYAMKIDFEEQPPMFKVSDTHFAATWLLHPDAPKMDMPEGLKARIERNKALTKEEV, from the coding sequence ATGAGCAAAGAAAAAATATTAGAAGTTAAAGATTTAGCTATCTCATTTAGAACTCAACAAGGGGTTCTACAAGCAGTAAGAGGTATTAATTTTGAATTATACAAAGGCGAAACATTAGCAATTGTTGGTGAATCTGGTAGCGGTAAATCCGTTACGTCTAGAGCAATTATTGGTATTCTAGCTGGAAATTCAATTCATGCTGGTGGTTCGATTTATTATTACAATAGCGGTTTGAAAAAATTTAAACAAGAACACGTAGAAGACTCACAAGGTCAAGAAGAAGAGGATGTCATTGATTTAATGAAGATTGATGAAGAAGATTTCCATAAACTACGTGGCACTAAGATATCAATGATTTTCCAAGATCCAATGTCGAGCTTAAATCCAATCATGAAGGTTGGTAAGCAAATCAGTGAAGCACTTTATCTTAAACTGGGTTTAACAAAAGAACAAGCAAAAGAAAGAGCAATAGAGTTAATGCGCGAGGTAGGGATTCCTGAACCGGAAAAACGTTACTATTCTTATCCATTCCAATTTTCTGGTGGTATGAGACAACGCATTGTTATTGCAATTGCACTAGCAAATGACGCTGAAATCTTGATTTGTGATGAACCAACAACTGCACTTGACGTAACCATTCAAGCGCAAATTTTGGAATTAATTAACAGAATTAAAAAAGAACGTAATTTATCAATTATCTTTATTACACATGACCTTGGGGTTGTAGCAAATATGTCTGATCGTATTGGCGTTATGTATGCAGGAAAGATTGTTGAATACGGCACAGTAAATGAAGTGTTCTATCAACCAAAACACCCTTATACATGGGCATTACTTTCTGCAATGCCAGACTTAGATTCTAAAGATAAACTATTTGCAATTCCTGGTACACCACCAGACATGCATTTCCCTCCTAAAGGGGATGCGTTTGCAGCTAGAAACAAATACGCAATGAAAATTGATTTTGAAGAACAACCACCGATGTTTAAAGTATCAGATACACATTTTGCTGCGACATGGTTATTACACCCAGATGCACCAAAAATGGATATGCCTGAAGGCTTAAAAGCACGTATTGAACGTAACAAGGCATTAACGAAGGAAGAGGTGTAA